A region of Methanobacterium sp. DNA encodes the following proteins:
- a CDS encoding nucleotidyltransferase family protein produces MKTFQEIKEILAKNKKKIKSRYKVKKIGIFGSYVRGEQKEDSDVDILVEFGEPVSLLKLVSFENFLKDITGVKVDVVPENDIRPELRDNILNEVSYI; encoded by the coding sequence ATGAAAACCTTTCAAGAAATAAAGGAAATCCTTGCAAAAAACAAGAAAAAAATAAAAAGCAGGTATAAAGTAAAAAAGATTGGAATATTTGGTTCTTACGTTAGAGGAGAACAGAAAGAAGATAGTGATGTAGATATACTTGTTGAGTTTGGTGAACCTGTGAGCTTGCTAAAATTAGTAAGTTTTGAAAATTTTTTAAAGGATATCACTGGCGTTAAAGTGGATGTTGTTCCTGAAAATGATATTAGGCCTGAACTGAGGGACAATATTCTTAATGAGGTAAGTTATATATGA
- a CDS encoding DUF86 domain-containing protein has translation MKRDISIYLKDILENMERIETFTTGMGYDDFVSDEKTHFAVIRCIEIIGEAAKHIPYSMRCKYLEIPWKDMAGMRDKVIHFYFGINLERVWLTVIEDIPAIKPLIEKVLDDYKKL, from the coding sequence ATGAAAAGGGATATTTCAATCTATTTAAAAGATATCCTTGAGAATATGGAACGCATTGAAACGTTCACAACTGGGATGGGTTATGATGACTTTGTTAGTGATGAAAAAACCCATTTTGCAGTAATAAGGTGTATTGAAATAATAGGAGAGGCGGCAAAGCACATACCGTATTCTATGAGATGCAAATATCTTGAAATTCCATGGAAAGACATGGCAGGTATGAGAGATAAAGTTATTCATTTCTATTTTGGTATTAATCTTGAAAGAGTCTGGTTAACGGTTATCGAGGATATACCTGCAATAAAACCACTTATTGAAAAAGTTTTAGATGATTATAAGAAATTATAA
- a CDS encoding glycosyltransferase family protein produces the protein MLSIIIPTYNEEKYLPKLLQSIKDQNFSDYEVIVADAESTDNTRKIAKSYGCKVVKGGSPATGRNNGAKAARGEYLLFLDADVILTEGYLESALNEFIENNQGIGITQLMPLSEKKKDKILHDFANLFMRGVESIKPHGAGCYGILTTKKLHEEVGGFDETYDFGEDSNYIEKIGKISSFKVLRKPRLLISTRRLEKEGLATLTRIYAKSTLYDLLGKRVTAGELNYNFGYGESKRRILYSVCGEGMGHAIRSSVIIKHLLKDNEVIIFASGKAYDFLSKKFDNVYYIEGFNTVYIENTAKYMSTFLAGLRNLPKSLKNNMKILYNIARVFKPNIIISDFEAYSNLLSKIMGIPLISVDNIHVITQCKLELPEKYYAERLAAQGVIHSFITLPKSYLITTFFYLEVKNDEKVFLYPPVLRNEILNLKPFNGDHVLVYQTSDSNSRLIDILKSLDEKFIIYGFDIEKEEKNLKFRKFNEDKFFKDFESCKAVVANGGFTLMSEAIYLGKPVYTIPVKKQFEQTVNAVYLKKLGYGEFHEQISKESFEKFILNLDSYRNALNSFEHDHNNKIFHDLDKIIAKYSKKYKNDLLQHNPVESRDNAK, from the coding sequence ATGCTTAGTATAATAATTCCAACATATAATGAGGAGAAATACCTCCCTAAACTACTTCAAAGTATAAAAGATCAGAATTTCTCTGATTATGAAGTTATTGTAGCAGATGCCGAATCAACAGACAATACGCGAAAAATAGCGAAATCTTATGGATGTAAAGTTGTAAAAGGTGGATCTCCTGCTACTGGTAGAAATAATGGTGCAAAAGCTGCTCGTGGAGAATATTTACTATTTTTAGACGCAGATGTTATACTGACTGAAGGATATCTTGAATCTGCTTTAAATGAATTTATAGAAAATAATCAGGGAATAGGTATAACACAGCTAATGCCTTTAAGTGAAAAAAAGAAGGATAAAATACTGCACGATTTTGCTAATCTTTTCATGAGGGGCGTAGAATCAATAAAGCCTCATGGAGCTGGATGTTACGGCATTTTAACCACAAAAAAGCTTCATGAAGAGGTGGGTGGTTTTGATGAAACATATGATTTTGGAGAAGACAGCAACTACATTGAAAAGATAGGGAAAATAAGTTCATTCAAGGTTTTAAGGAAACCTCGACTTCTTATATCTACCCGAAGGCTTGAAAAGGAAGGACTTGCAACTCTGACAAGGATATATGCAAAAAGCACATTATATGACCTTTTAGGAAAGCGTGTAACTGCAGGAGAGCTTAATTACAATTTTGGCTATGGTGAAAGCAAAAGGAGAATATTGTATTCTGTGTGTGGAGAAGGAATGGGTCATGCAATACGTAGTTCTGTAATTATAAAACATCTTTTAAAAGATAATGAAGTGATTATTTTTGCAAGTGGAAAAGCATATGATTTTCTTTCCAAAAAATTTGACAATGTGTATTATATAGAAGGATTTAATACAGTTTACATTGAAAATACTGCAAAATACATGTCCACGTTTCTTGCAGGGCTTAGAAACCTTCCTAAGAGTCTGAAAAATAATATGAAGATTCTTTATAACATTGCCCGTGTATTCAAGCCTAACATCATAATATCTGATTTTGAAGCCTATTCCAATCTTTTAAGCAAGATAATGGGAATTCCTTTAATCAGTGTGGACAATATTCATGTCATTACACAGTGCAAACTTGAACTTCCTGAAAAATATTATGCAGAAAGGCTTGCAGCACAGGGTGTTATTCATTCATTTATTACACTGCCAAAAAGTTATCTTATAACTACTTTTTTCTATCTGGAGGTTAAAAACGATGAAAAAGTATTTTTATATCCTCCAGTACTTAGAAATGAGATTTTAAATCTCAAACCGTTTAACGGAGATCATGTACTTGTTTACCAGACAAGTGATTCTAATTCAAGACTTATTGATATTCTTAAATCTTTAGATGAAAAATTTATTATATACGGCTTTGATATTGAAAAGGAGGAAAAAAATCTTAAATTCAGAAAATTCAATGAAGATAAGTTCTTTAAAGACTTTGAATCATGCAAAGCGGTGGTTGCTAATGGAGGATTTACTTTAATGAGTGAAGCAATTTATCTTGGAAAGCCAGTTTACACAATTCCTGTTAAAAAGCAGTTTGAACAGACTGTAAATGCAGTATACTTAAAAAAATTGGGTTATGGTGAATTCCATGAGCAAATATCCAAAGAAAGCTTTGAAAAATTCATATTAAACCTTGATTCATATAGAAATGCACTTAATTCATTTGAACATGACCACAATAACAAAATTTTTCATGATCTTGACAAAATAATAGCCAAATATTCTAAAAAATATAAAAATGATCTGTTACAGCATAATCCTGTAGAATCCAGGGATAATGCAAAATAG
- a CDS encoding DUF1616 domain-containing protein, translating into MKRSYHIALIILLVIISMICIFVPPLNNFPARIVPVMLLLFLPGFALSTVFYFENVKLTRKILISFILSFFIIFILSSIFNSMKMAYVNAFLVIGLITIIIALTGCIIRLESPKKYKKNFIVCDKCNGYYKLQKGESLGDFEFCECGGKLKYADSILKPAKKSKHKFKFLKETVSLIVIVSLAVVVTSVPALSNTILRPIFILPLLFFLPGYSLTKAIFMQFSKFKLILSSIIWSILITFFLSLIFSLNTHGASYLGCIIILSLITIALSIISVIRRSKSKQIPENYLKEKAHFKPKSRLLKFVPSDILMVWLTTVLCVIFVLTPILNDTIFRIILGLLLILFIPGYSLIAALFPKKDDLDGIERTALSFGLSIAVTPLIGLILNYTPFGIRLAPILISLSAFTIIISIIAYIRRLKLPEDEKFTVEFKKYYTGIVNSFKGESRGNKILSIVLIASIIIAISTTLYIIVTPKEGEKFTEFYILGPNGKASDYPTNLTAGETGNVTIGVVNHEYATINYQMIIKLNNQTIKEENITLSSNEKYETPFTFNASRSGEKQKLEFLLYKLPDDNNSYRSLHLWIDVN; encoded by the coding sequence ATGAAAAGATCATACCACATTGCACTAATAATTTTACTGGTAATAATATCTATGATTTGTATCTTTGTTCCGCCGTTAAATAATTTTCCTGCAAGAATTGTTCCTGTGATGCTTTTACTGTTCTTACCTGGTTTTGCCTTATCAACAGTATTTTATTTTGAAAACGTCAAATTAACCAGAAAAATTTTAATAAGCTTTATATTAAGTTTTTTCATAATTTTTATATTATCTTCTATCTTTAATTCCATGAAAATGGCATATGTAAATGCATTTTTAGTTATAGGGTTGATTACAATAATTATTGCCCTGACTGGTTGTATAATAAGACTTGAATCTCCAAAAAAATACAAAAAAAATTTTATTGTATGTGATAAATGTAATGGTTATTACAAACTCCAAAAAGGAGAATCTTTAGGTGATTTTGAGTTTTGTGAGTGCGGCGGCAAATTAAAATATGCTGATAGTATCCTTAAACCTGCTAAAAAGTCCAAACATAAGTTTAAATTTCTAAAAGAGACAGTATCATTAATTGTTATAGTCTCTTTGGCCGTTGTAGTTACAAGCGTTCCTGCATTAAGTAATACTATCTTAAGACCAATTTTTATATTGCCTTTATTATTCTTTTTACCTGGCTATTCACTTACAAAAGCCATATTCATGCAATTTTCTAAATTCAAACTGATTTTATCAAGCATTATCTGGAGTATTTTAATTACATTTTTCTTAAGCTTAATCTTTAGTCTCAATACTCATGGAGCATCCTATTTAGGATGTATAATAATTCTATCCCTTATTACAATTGCTTTAAGTATTATTTCAGTTATTAGAAGGTCCAAATCCAAACAAATACCTGAAAACTATTTAAAGGAAAAAGCTCATTTTAAACCTAAAAGCAGATTATTAAAATTTGTGCCTTCAGACATATTAATGGTATGGTTAACCACCGTTCTATGCGTAATTTTCGTTTTAACTCCAATTTTGAATGATACTATCTTTAGAATTATCCTTGGACTTTTATTGATATTATTTATTCCCGGTTATTCATTAATAGCTGCATTGTTCCCTAAAAAAGATGATCTGGATGGTATTGAAAGAACTGCATTGAGTTTTGGTTTAAGTATAGCAGTAACTCCCTTAATTGGATTAATATTGAACTATACACCGTTTGGAATCCGATTGGCACCAATTTTAATATCACTTTCAGCATTTACTATTATTATAAGTATTATAGCTTATATAAGAAGATTAAAGCTTCCAGAAGATGAAAAATTCACCGTAGAATTTAAAAAATATTATACGGGTATAGTAAATTCATTTAAAGGAGAATCCAGAGGAAATAAAATATTATCAATTGTATTAATCGCTTCAATTATTATAGCAATTTCTACAACGCTATACATCATTGTAACTCCTAAAGAAGGCGAAAAGTTCACTGAATTCTATATTTTAGGGCCAAATGGTAAAGCAAGTGATTATCCAACAAATTTGACAGCTGGAGAAACTGGAAATGTAACCATTGGTGTTGTCAATCATGAATATGCTACAATTAATTACCAGATGATAATAAAATTGAATAATCAAACTATAAAAGAAGAGAATATCACCCTTTCCAGTAATGAAAAATATGAGACACCGTTTACATTTAATGCATCAAGATCTGGTGAAAAACAAAAATTAGAATTCCTGCTCTATAAACTACCCGATGATAATAATTCATATAGATCTCTTCATTTATGGATTGATGTTAATTAG